A window of the Emys orbicularis isolate rEmyOrb1 chromosome 1, rEmyOrb1.hap1, whole genome shotgun sequence genome harbors these coding sequences:
- the LOC135876228 gene encoding tetraspanin-7-like yields MALLKLFLMAFSFVFWAAGLTMLTLGIWAKISLGSYLVLSANQYPNTPFILLATGAAVLVWGFLGCFSAATEHRCLLRTYAAFQLAVLAAGLAAGLSALFYRRDIAEGFRAGLLEAVRAYGEDEQKADALDSLQRALDCCGAESYRDWLASPWSLAQPGRNGSVPDSCCRAHRGCQHSPLPPEARGIHRDGCFAKVSGFVSDNLFYIATAALGLALLQGVGIVLACLLAARLRPAPR; encoded by the coding sequence ATGGCCCTGCTCAAGCTCTTCCTCATGGCCTTCAGCTTCGTcttctgggcggcggggctgacCATGCTCACCCTGGGCATCTGGGCCAAGATCTCGTTGGGCAGCTACCTGGTGCTGTCCGCCAACCAGTACCCCAACACCCCTTTCATCTTGCTGGCCACGGGCGCCGCCGTCCTGGTCTGgggcttcctgggctgcttcagCGCTGCCACCGAGCACCGCTGCCTGCTGCGCACCTACGCGGCCTTCCAGCTGGCGGTGCTGGCGGCCGGGCTGGCGGCGGGGCTCTCGGCCTTGTTCTACCGCAGGGACATCGCCGAGGGCTTCCGGGCCGGGCTGCTGGAGGCGGTGCGCGCCTACGGCGAGGACGAGCAGAAGGCGGACGCCCTGGACTCCCTGCAGCGCGCCCTCGACTGCTGCGGGGCCGAGAGCTACCGCGACTGGCTCGCCTCGCCCTGGTCCCTGGCGCAGCCGGGGCGCAACGGCTCGGTGCCGGACAGCTGCTGCCGGGCGCACCGGGGCTGCCAACACAGCCCGCTGCCGCCCGAAGCCCGCGGCATCCACCGTGACGGCTGCTTCGCCAAGGTCTCCGGCTTCGTCAGCGACAACCTGTTCTACATCGCCACGGCCGCGCTGGGGCTGGCGCTGCTGCAGGGCGTGGGCATCGTGCTGGCCTGCCTGCTGGCCGCCCGCCTTCGCCCCGCGCCGCGCTGA